A single Drosophila miranda strain MSH22 chromosome XR, D.miranda_PacBio2.1, whole genome shotgun sequence DNA region contains:
- the LOC117186102 gene encoding probable arginine--tRNA ligase, cytoplasmic → MAYHLTYLFSFCYSFDTEEEFKKRAYNRVVSLQSGEPNSRKAWQLICDVSRQEFQAIYDRLDVTLRERGEFFYQSRMLSVVDFLRNKNMLEHDEGRQIMWPNEDRSGIPVTIVKSDGGFTYDTSDMAAIRHRIEEEHCTWIIYVVDSGQSTHFNTIFKAAERCCILNPTAHRVHHVQFGVVLGEDGKKFKTRSGDTVKLSDMLNKGMKRSLEQLRSRGRDEILTAQELFEAQEAVAYGCIKYSDLCHNRISDYVFSFDKMLDDRGNTAVYLLYTYTRICSIARNLGDDFCYLLKVLDTVEIVLNHEKEWKLAKTLLKMHDILIKCSKDLFLHFLCEFCYEVCTVFTEFYDSCYCIKKNKDGEIIEVNRSRVLMCEATAAVLRQCFYILGLKPVSKL, encoded by the exons ATGGCATATCATCTTACTTAT CTTTTCTCTTTTTGTTACAGCTTTGACACGGAGGAAGAGTTCAAGAAGCGCGCTTATAATCGAGTAGTTTCACTGCAAAGCGGTGAACCAAACTCCAGAAAAGCATGGCAGCTTATTTGTGATGTTTCGCGACAGGAATTTCAGGCTATATATGACCGTTTAGATGTAACACTTAGAGAACGTGGTGAATTCTTTTATCAATCACGTATGTTATCTGTGGTTGATTTTTTACGAAACAAAAATATGCTTGAACATGATGAGGGCCGTCAAATCatgtggccaaacgaagacaGAAGTGGCATACCTGTAACAATCGTAAAGTCGGATGGTGGTTTCACCTATGACACTTCTGATATGGCTGCTATACGCCACCGCATAGAAGAGGAACATTGTACTTGGATAATTTATGTTGTAGACTCTGGACAAAGTACGCATTTTAATACCATTTTTAAAGCGGCGGAGCGTTGTTGTATTCTAAATCCGACCGCCCACCGTGTTCACCATGTACAGTTTGGCGTGGTTCTTGGTGAGGATGGAAAGAAATTTAAGACCCGTTCCGGTGATACCGTTAAACTATCAGATATGCTTAATAAGGGAATGAAACGTTCATTAGAGCAACTACGCAGTCGAGGCCGCGACGAAATTCTCACAGCTCAGGAACTATTTGAAGCACAAGAGGCAGTGGCTTATGGCTGCATAAAATATTCAGATTTATGCCACAACCGTATCAGTGACTACGTGTTTTCATTTGACAAGATGCTAGACGACCGCGGTAATACTGCAGTTTATTTATTGTACACATACACACGTATTTGCTCTATTGCACGTAACTTAGGTGATGACTTCTGTTACTTGCTAAAGGTTTTAGATACCGTCGAGATTGTTTTGAATCACGAAAAGGAgtggaagctagcaaaaaccCTTTTAAAGATGCACGACATACTGATAAAGTGCTCGAAAGacctttttcttcattttcttTGTGAGTTTTGCTATGAGGTATGCACTGTATTTACAGAATTTTATGACAGTTGCTATTGCATTAAGAAAAACAAAGATGGAGAGATAATTGAAGTAAATCGTAGTCGAGTTTTAATGTGCGAGGCAACTGCAGCAGTATTGCGTCAATGTTTCTATATACTAGGACTAAAGCCAGTTTCTAAACTTTGA
- the LOC117186101 gene encoding probable arginine--tRNA ligase, cytoplasmic, with translation MAYHLTYLFSFCYSFDTEEEFKKRAYNRVVSLQSGEPNSRKAWQLICDVSRQEFQAIYDRLDVTLRERGEFFYQSRMLSVVDFLRNKNMLEHDEGRQIMWPNEDRSGIPLTIVKSDGGFTYDTSDMAAIRHRIEEEHCTWIIYVVDSGQSTHFNTIFKAAERCCILNPTALRVHHVQFGVVLGEDGKKFKTRSGDTVKLSDLLNEGMKRSLEQLRSRGRDEILTAQELFEAQEAVAYGCIKYSDLCHNRISDYVFSFDKMLDDRGNTAVYLLYTYTRICSIARNLGDDFCYLLKVLDTVEIVLNHEKEWKLAKTLLKMHDILIKCSKDLFLHFLCEFCYEVCTVFTEFYDSCYCIKKNKDGEIIEVNRSRVLMCEATAAVLRQCFYILGLKPVSKL, from the exons ATGGCATATCATCTTACTTAT CTTTTCTCTTTTTGTTACAGCTTTGACACGGAGGAAGAGTTCAAGAAGCGCGCTTATAATCGAGTAGTTTCACTGCAAAGCGGTGAACCAAACTCCAGAAAAGCATGGCAGCTTATTTGTGATGTTTCGCGACAGGAATTTCAGGCTATATATGACCGTTTAGATGTAACACTTAGAGAACGTGGTGAATTCTTTTATCAATCACGTATGTTATCTGTGGTTGATTTTTTACGAAACAAAAATATGCTTGAACATGATGAGGGCCGTCAAATCatgtggccaaacgaagacaGAAGTGGCATACCTCTAACAATCGTAAAGTCGGATGGTGGTTTCACCTATGACACTTCTGATATGGCTGCTATACGCCACCGCATAGAAGAGGAACATTGTACTTGGATAATTTATGTTGTAGACTCTGGACAAAGTACGCATTTTAATACCATTTTTAAAGCGGCGGAGCGTTGTTGTATTCTAAATCCGACCGCCCTCCGTGTTCACCATGTACAGTTTGGCGTGGTTCTTGGTGAGGATGGAAAGAAATTTAAGACCCGTTCCGGTGATACCGTTAAACTATCAGATCTGCTTAATGAGGGAATGAAACGTTCATTAGAGCAACTACGCAGTCGAGGCCGCGACGAAATTCTCACAGCTCAGGAACTATTTGAAGCACAAGAGGCAGTGGCTTATGGCTGCATAAAATATTCAGATTTATGCCACAACCGTATCAGTGACTACGTGTTTTCATTTGACAAGATGCTAGACGACCGCGGTAATACTGCAGTTTATTTATTGTACACATACACACGTATTTGCTCTATTGCACGTAACTTAGGTGATGACTTCTGTTACTTGCTAAAGGTTTTAGATACCGTCGAGATTGTTTTGAATCACGAAAAGGAgtggaagctagcaaaaaccCTTTTAAAGATGCACGACATACTGATAAAGTGCTCGAAAGacctttttcttcattttcttTGTGAGTTTTGCTATGAGGTATGCACTGTATTTACAGAATTTTATGACAGTTGCTATTGCATTAAGAAAAACAAAGATGGAGAGATAATTGAAGTAAATCGTAGTCGAGTTTTAATGTGCGAGGCAACTGCAGCAGTATTGCGTCAATGTTTCTATATACTAGGACTAAAGCCAGTTTCTAAACTTTGA